A genomic window from Candidatus Coatesbacteria bacterium includes:
- a CDS encoding ATP-binding cassette domain-containing protein has translation MSQTLLELHGISVGYPGGADVLRELSFRVAAGELAALVGPNGAGKTTVLAAACGYLEPRAGTVLLGGLPVSTLKSRERARRVAWLTQLLPKAVGYTVREAVLLGRYAHRPGLGPWSAADDNAAAEALRCVGVAGLAGRRIDELSGGERQRVFLAQALCQRAELLLLDEPTNHLDPANTAALLATLAELRAAGRGILLVTHELNLAARHADRLLFLNEGRLALEGPPGEVVTPANLRRVYGVAPRVIIDETDGRPQVLSL, from the coding sequence ATGAGTCAAACGCTGCTCGAGTTACACGGGATCAGCGTCGGCTACCCCGGCGGCGCCGACGTCCTGCGTGAACTGAGCTTTCGAGTCGCCGCCGGTGAGCTGGCGGCCCTCGTCGGTCCCAACGGCGCGGGCAAGACCACGGTCCTGGCCGCGGCCTGCGGCTATCTGGAGCCCCGGGCTGGTACCGTCTTGCTCGGCGGATTGCCGGTGTCAACGTTGAAGTCCCGGGAGCGCGCCCGGCGGGTGGCCTGGCTGACCCAACTACTGCCCAAGGCCGTCGGCTACACCGTCCGCGAAGCCGTCCTGTTGGGACGCTACGCCCATCGCCCCGGTCTGGGCCCCTGGAGCGCGGCGGACGACAACGCCGCCGCTGAGGCCCTGCGCTGCGTCGGCGTCGCCGGTCTGGCCGGGCGCCGCATCGACGAGCTCTCCGGCGGCGAGCGCCAGCGCGTCTTCCTGGCTCAGGCCCTCTGTCAGCGGGCGGAATTGCTGCTGCTGGACGAACCGACCAACCACCTCGACCCCGCCAACACCGCCGCCCTGCTGGCTACCCTCGCCGAGCTGCGCGCCGCCGGTCGGGGTATCCTGCTGGTGACCCACGAGCTGAACCTGGCCGCCCGTCACGCCGACCGACTGCTGTTCCTGAACGAGGGACGGCTGGCCCTCGAGGGTCCGCCCGGCGAGGTCGTCACCCCGGCCAACCTGCGCCGGGTTTACGGCGTGGCGCCCCGCGTGATCATCGACGAGACCGACGGCCGTCCCCAGGTGCTGTCGCTGTAG
- a CDS encoding BamA/TamA family outer membrane protein — MKPLLLTLVLALSLSVAAEEDYQPEEIVRVAFRGNEYLADGTLKANLGVRAGQYLSERRLERGRERLEELYRDNGFSDAVVEVYTERRFGLRGGLIVYAEVDEGSPSRVGEVTVEHHDKLDDALVRESVAYETGDVWTLAYTDTLEARLRSLYADYGYIYAAVEVQTEVQGRLVDMHFSVDEGRRVRLGGIEIVGHRPILERVVRREIVCEVGDWLSMGEVFTSQRNIYATGVFDNVNHRLVGREEGATEVVLRFELEPDETNWLAFLVGYEYSQAAGSGARFEITWGDDNLFGNLQHLEVGAAFLYDFANTQFERELYQAAYREPWLLSVRNLAGKLRLYYERERLESYKVDSFGANLGLEWLFAENYTLSPGARFERANLWEVSDDAPEDLADQRGFRNTTALNTQFITDLRDDAFLPRRGFYSNSFVEYAGGILGGDNDFYKLTQELTYYRPFGDSVRLALHAYGGLCLPHADSTSVPIYERFFLGGAYSLRGFPEKSVGPRDTADAAVGGEVSLLANAELRIDFSDSDFSLGLFVDGGMVWPDPDLVDLGDLAVGYGFGVRYLTAIGPVRLDLGFVGAPGRGYAAGERGVLDYGDNWELHLALGHIF; from the coding sequence GTGAAACCACTCTTGCTTACCCTTGTTCTGGCGCTGAGCCTTTCCGTCGCGGCCGAGGAGGACTATCAGCCCGAGGAGATCGTCAGGGTCGCCTTCCGCGGCAACGAGTACCTGGCCGACGGCACCCTCAAGGCCAACTTGGGTGTCCGCGCGGGCCAGTATCTTTCCGAGCGGCGGCTGGAGCGCGGCCGCGAACGCCTCGAAGAGCTGTACCGCGACAACGGCTTCAGCGACGCCGTCGTCGAGGTTTACACGGAGCGGCGCTTTGGTTTGCGTGGCGGTCTGATCGTCTACGCCGAGGTCGACGAGGGCTCGCCCAGCCGGGTCGGTGAGGTGACCGTCGAGCACCACGACAAGCTCGACGACGCCCTGGTCCGCGAGTCCGTGGCTTACGAAACCGGCGACGTCTGGACCCTGGCCTACACCGACACCCTGGAGGCTAGATTGCGCAGCCTCTACGCCGACTACGGCTACATCTATGCCGCCGTCGAGGTCCAAACCGAGGTCCAGGGCCGCCTGGTCGATATGCACTTCAGCGTCGACGAGGGCCGGCGCGTCCGCTTGGGTGGGATCGAGATCGTCGGCCACCGGCCGATCCTGGAGCGCGTCGTCCGCCGGGAGATCGTTTGCGAGGTCGGCGACTGGCTATCGATGGGCGAGGTCTTCACCAGTCAGCGCAACATCTACGCCACCGGGGTGTTCGACAACGTCAACCACCGCCTGGTCGGGCGCGAAGAGGGCGCGACGGAGGTGGTGCTGCGCTTCGAGCTCGAGCCCGACGAGACCAACTGGCTGGCCTTCCTCGTCGGTTACGAGTATTCCCAGGCGGCGGGGTCCGGCGCCCGCTTCGAGATCACCTGGGGCGACGACAATCTCTTCGGCAATCTCCAGCATCTGGAGGTCGGCGCCGCCTTCCTCTACGACTTTGCCAACACCCAGTTCGAGCGCGAGCTTTACCAGGCCGCCTACCGCGAGCCCTGGTTGCTCAGCGTGCGCAACCTGGCCGGCAAGTTGCGCCTGTATTACGAGCGCGAGCGCCTGGAAAGCTACAAGGTCGACAGCTTCGGCGCCAACTTGGGGCTGGAGTGGCTGTTCGCGGAGAACTACACCCTCTCGCCCGGGGCGCGCTTCGAGCGGGCCAACCTGTGGGAGGTCTCCGACGACGCCCCGGAGGACTTGGCCGATCAGCGGGGCTTCCGCAACACCACGGCCCTCAACACCCAGTTCATCACCGACCTGCGCGACGACGCCTTCCTGCCCCGGCGCGGTTTCTATAGCAATTCCTTCGTCGAGTACGCCGGTGGTATCCTCGGCGGCGACAACGATTTTTACAAGCTGACCCAGGAGTTGACCTACTACCGGCCCTTCGGGGACAGCGTCCGTTTGGCGCTGCACGCCTACGGCGGTCTCTGTCTGCCCCACGCCGATTCGACCAGTGTGCCGATCTACGAGCGCTTCTTCCTCGGCGGCGCCTACTCCCTGCGCGGTTTCCCGGAAAAGAGCGTCGGCCCGCGCGACACCGCCGACGCCGCCGTCGGCGGCGAGGTCAGCCTGCTGGCCAACGCCGAGCTGCGGATCGACTTTTCCGACAGCGATTTTTCCCTCGGCCTGTTCGTCGACGGCGGGATGGTCTGGCCGGATCCGGACCTCGTCGACCTGGGCGACCTGGCCGTCGGTTACGGTTTCGGCGTGCGTTATCTGACGGCCATCGGCCCGGTGCGCCTGGACCTGGGTTTCGTCGGCGCGCCGGGTCGCGGCTACGCCGCTGGTGAGCGTGGTGTGCTCGATTACGGCGACAACTGGGAGCTGCACCTGGCCCTGGGACACATCTTCTAA